A region of the Ovis canadensis isolate MfBH-ARS-UI-01 breed Bighorn chromosome 22, ARS-UI_OviCan_v2, whole genome shotgun sequence genome:
AGGAAATAGGAGAGGCTGGTGGCTGATTCTTTGGGAGGAACCTccaggctggggggtggggtaaGAGCAGAATTCTAAGCAGGTTAGAGGCTCTATGTAAGGAGGGAAGCGGCCTTCTAGAGAAAAAGGGCAGTGTTCTCTAGGGAGCCTTCTGTCCTGAACCATGGTTTTACAAGTCACTGGATCTGAGGCCAAGGCAGCAGGCTGTAAGGGGGCTCCCACTCATAGCCACTGGAAGTAGTCCTCCAAATGGGAAAACACATCTGTATCCCCTAACCACCCCAGTCAGGAGTCAGGAATATAAACCACATTTTTACATTCAGGATCCATCTCTTGGAGCAACTGTTTCTGGGACCCTAGGGCCTGAGGTCTGAGGAACCAAAGGAATCACTCACCTGCCCAGGGGTGCTGCCCCCAATCCAAAGCTGTCTTCTGAGTGGCAAGGACTAGGGGGATCCCTCCCTGGGGCCTGCTCggctccagcctctgcctcctcttcctcccctctctgtGTCCAAGGCCCATCAGCAGCAGAGCTGGTACCAGAATCCGGTTCAAGAGGAGCAAGTGGGGCAGGAGCAGGCGGAtcaggcctgggggcagggggttgGGGAGGCAGCTCGAAGGTGAAAAAGGGGCTCTGGGTTGGGCCAGGTGAGGCCAGGGCCTCCAGCGAGGCGAGGCTGGTGTAGGAGGTGCCCTTGGCCCGGTGTGACTCCAAGATGGCTTCAAACACACAACTGAAAGAGTCAGGCCCATCAGCCGAGGGGCTGGTCCCAGGTAGAAAGGGTAGAGGTGACTTGAGAGGCCCAGAGTGAGGCATTCGGGTACCTGGCCTGTAGGGTCAGGGAGAATCTCTGATCAGGGGCCTAGAGGACAGCTCTCAGGTATCATTTCACTGAACTTTCACACCAACTCTGTGAAGGGCATTATCATCTCATTTCACAGGCTCCCAGCCCCTCCCAAAAGTTACCTGGCTCAGAGCTCCCCACCACAGGTTCACCAGGCCATACAATGCCCCCAGAACACCCCAGCCACCCATCCCCAGTACCCAATCCCTTCCTCTCTCACTCCCTGCTAATCTCCcgttctcctctttctccctgaTCCTCTCCCCTCCTGCCATTCCATTTCTATTTCTGGCAACATCTTAGGAGAAGAAGATGAGGCTCCTAGCTGCAATGGGGTGTGAGACAGAGAGGAAAGCCCCCACACTCCACATTCTCCTGCGGGATCCAGGATCTAAACTGATGCTCCCAAGCCCCCAGGCTTGATTCTGGCCTCTCACCCTGCCCCCCTGTCCTTCCTTAGAACCCCTTTCTTCCTCTATCCTTGTGTTCCTACCCTCCTGCGTTCTTGCTGATGGCCCCCCCACAACTCCAAACCCAGTACTCTGCCATGCCACAGGCTTCGGTCTAGAATCCCGTGCTCCACCGCCCTGTCAGCACTCCAGCTTGGTCCTGAcactcccagccccaccctcatCTCTATCCCAGTCCCTTGGAGCCCAGCCCTGGCTCTGGGTCAGTGGGAAGGAACAAGTCACTTTCCTTTCCCACTCCCCCACTCACTCACCGGGCCCCTTCTGAGGCCTCAAACACTTCGTCGTCCACATCCTCTTCCCCACCTGCCTCATCCTCGTCCTCATTGCCACTGCCCAGGCTGGGATGAGGGCCAAGGCATGGGCCAGGACgtggggcaggtgggcaggcagTGCCAGGAAGGCCCTCAGAGCTGGGCTGACTCTCGATGGCCGAGTCAGCCTCTTCCCGCTCAGTCAGCACCTCATCGATGTCGGTCTCGCGGTAGCACCTCAGGGGCACTGTGTCCAGGTCCGTCTCGGAGTACTTGGCTGCTCGCCCCACAGCCACCCCAGAGCCCTGCCCTGAGCCCACCCCAGGTGGAGATGGGGGGGCCTGCTCTGGGGGCTTAGCACCTGCAGTGTGCATAGGCATCCAGGTCAGCAGGTTACTCAGGTCAGCTCCCTGTCCTGATTCTGTTCTCAGAAGGAGCTCTCCCCCACTGCCTCATATTGACCCGAATTTCTTTCGCTGTCTAGCCACCATTCCTCCTGCTACAAACTCAGCTTGTTCCTGGTGAGGCTCCTTTCAAATCAAGTTCTTGTCAAACAGTTTTGAGGGGCCTGAGGGACACCAGCCTCTTTATTCCTCCAAGGAATGGCCCTTGATATCTTGCCATTCCCCTCCCTCCACTACCCAGCTGCCTCCAGGTGCCCAAACCAGCTGCCATCCCTAACTGCTATCATAACACGGATGGAaagactgaggcttagagaggcatTAGCCAAATCAGAAGCCCAGGAAAGGACTGGGGGAGTTTAAAGGAAGGCTCCCTAGCATACCATGGCTCCTGTGGAAAAGGCCCTGTCCTGTTCCCGTGGCCTCAGTCTCAGGCCTTACCTGAGCTGGTGGGGTCCAAAGAGCCATAGAAGAATTCCCATTTGGCTCGAGCGATTCTCTGGGCATGAGAGGAGACTTCTCGTGGTGAGGACCAGATGTCCCCCTAAGCCAAGGAGGGAGTCATAGACACAGGCACCCAGAGAGAAAACCAGACATACAAAGACACAAGAACATGGGACAAAAGCACAGAAGGAAAAACATACAGGGACAGAAGTATAAGGACATAAGGACAAACACAGAGAGCAAGAAGGAGGCAGATTTAGCACAGATTGAAGAATTCAGAGTGATAGGCCCAAGACCACCAAGGAGACAAGACAAGCCTTGGGCTTCGCTGGGTCTCTGAGGTTGCAGGGAGCCCGAGAGAGATCACATACCTGGTTCAGAAATCCAGTGTCAGCAGGTCCTCGGAATAATGTGGCCAGGTGCTCAGAGGGCCCCCCCAGCCCATTGGGAAGAGAGGAGTAAAGACCATCTGCTCCAACCTGGGGTTGAGTTGGTGGCCCCTGTAAAAGGCCCTGACTTCCAGGCCGAGCTGAGCCTCCTCCAGCTGGAAGCGGGTCTGATGTGGATGCTTCTAGCCTCAACTTTTGATGGGAGCCAGGCCCGAGGGCTGGGGTGGGCCTGGGAGGAGAGACCCCACCCAGGTCCCAGCTCCGACTCAAGCCTCCAGGAGCAGGCAGCCCATTCAGTGGCCTCACAGTGGCCTTCTCCACAAAGCGGAATATGACCACAGAGCTCTGGGCCCCTGGTCGGGGCTGCCCAGTGGGTGAAGAGGGTGCCCAAGGTGAGGGAGCAATGCGGGGTGAAGGGGGGCCACGCAGAGGTGTACAGGGCGCTGTCACACGTCCAAGCTCCCGGCTTCGGGGACCTGGACCTGCTACTCGCCGGAGTAAAGAGCCTGTACTGCCATACATGCTGGCTGGGGGGCTCTGGGGCACTGGGCCTTCGGGGAGCCAGCGGCGTGGGCATCGTGGTGGGGAGATGGCACAGTCGCCTTCCGAGCAGAAGCGCATGGCACCCTGGGCCATGCTGGGGCCGGGGGTCAGGCTGGGGGGGCAGGGATGGCCAGGCCAGGTGGGGAGTGAGCGGGCAGCATGCTCTTCAGACAGGCCTGCAAGAGAGGAAGGGGAGCAGGGGGTGAACTGCTGGGGAGTCAGGAGGATGGGAGAGCAGAGATAGGGAGGGAAAGCAGATGGGGCCACTGGGCACCAGGGGTCTAGCCCACCCTGGGAATATGGCTGGGCTATTTCCATGGAGGCCTGAGGAGAAAAGAAT
Encoded here:
- the PSD gene encoding PH and SEC7 domain-containing protein 1 isoform X1, with translation MEIAQPYSQGGLDPWCPVAPSAFPPYLCSPILLTPQQFTPCSPSSLAGLSEEHAARSLPTWPGHPCPPSLTPGPSMAQGAMRFCSEGDCAISPPRCPRRWLPEGPVPQSPPASMYGSTGSLLRRVAGPGPRSRELGRVTAPCTPLRGPPSPRIAPSPWAPSSPTGQPRPGAQSSVVIFRFVEKATVRPLNGLPAPGGLSRSWDLGGVSPPRPTPALGPGSHQKLRLEASTSDPLPAGGGSARPGSQGLLQGPPTQPQVGADGLYSSLPNGLGGPSEHLATLFRGPADTGFLNQGDIWSSPREVSSHAQRIARAKWEFFYGSLDPTSSGAKPPEQAPPSPPGVGSGQGSGVAVGRAAKYSETDLDTVPLRCYRETDIDEVLTEREEADSAIESQPSSEGLPGTACPPAPRPGPCLGPHPSLGSGNEDEDEAGGEEDVDDEVFEASEGARPGTRMPHSGPLKSPLPFLPGTSPSADGPDSFSCVFEAILESHRAKGTSYTSLASLEALASPGPTQSPFFTFELPPQPPAPRPDPPAPAPLAPLEPDSGTSSAADGPWTQRGEEEEAEAGAEQAPGRDPPSPCHSEDSFGLGAAPLGSEPPLNQLVSDSDSELDSTERLALGSTDTLSNGQKADLEAAQRLAKRLYRLDGFRKADVARHLGKNNDFSKLVAGEYLKFFVFTGMTLDQALRVFLKELALMGETQERERVLAHFSQRYFQCNPGALSSEDGAHTLTCALMLLNTDLHGHNIGKRMTCGDFIGNLEGLNEGGDFPRELLKALYSSIKNEKLQWAIDEEELRRSLSELADPNPKVIKRVGGGSGSGSSPFLDLTPEPGAAVYKHGALVRKVHADPDCRKTPRGKRGWKNFHGILKGMILYLQKEEYQPGKALSEAELKNAISIHHALATRASDYSKRPHVFYLRTADWRVFLFQAPPRWPCCLPRSLEQMQSWITRINVVAAMFSAPPFPAAVSSQKKFSRPLLPSAATRLSQEEQVRTHEAKLKAMASELREHRATQLAKKARGKEAEEQRQKEAYLEFEKSRYGTYAALLRVKLKAGSEELDAVEAAVAQTGGTQDGLPPPHSSPSLLPNTSSQPRAQCPDSEARAGAGSGRWKP
- the PSD gene encoding PH and SEC7 domain-containing protein 1 isoform X2, producing MEIAQPYSQGGLDPWCPVAPSAFPPYLCSPILLTPQQFTPCSPSSLAGLSEEHAARSLPTWPGHPCPPSLTPGPSMAQGAMRFCSEGDCAISPPRCPRRWLPEGPVPQSPPASMYGSTGSLLRRVAGPGPRSRELGRVTAPCTPLRGPPSPRIAPSPWAPSSPTGQPRPGAQSSVVIFRFVEKATVRPLNGLPAPGGLSRSWDLGGVSPPRPTPALGPGSHQKLRLEASTSDPLPAGGGSARPGSQGLLQGPPTQPQVGADGLYSSLPNGLGGPSEHLATLFRGPADTGFLNQGDIWSSPREVSSHAQRIARAKWEFFYGSLDPTSSGAKPPEQAPPSPPGVGSGQGSGVAVGRAAKYSETDLDTVPLRCYRETDIDEVLTEREEADSAIESQPSSEGLPGTACPPAPRPGPCLGPHPSLGSGNEDEDEAGGEEDVDDEVFEASEGARPGTRMPHSGPLKSPLPFLPGTSPSADGPDSFSCVFEAILESHRAKGTSYTSLASLEALASPGPTQSPFFTFELPPQPPAPRPDPPAPAPLAPLEPDSGTSSAADGPWTQRGEEEEAEAGAEQAPGRDPPSPCHSEDSFGLGAAPLGSEPPLNQLVSDSDSELDSTERLALGSTDTLSNGQKADLEAAQRLAKRLYRLDGFRKADVARHLGKNNDFSKLVAGEYLKFFVFTGMTLDQALRVFLKELALMGETQERERVLAHFSQRYFQCNPGALSSEDGAHTLTCALMLLNTDLHGHNIGKRMTCGDFIGNLEGLNEGGDFPRELLKALYSSIKNEKLQWAIDEEELRRSLSELADPNPKVIKRVGGGSGSGSSPFLDLTPEPGAAVYKHGALVRKVHADPDCRKTPRGKRGWKNFHGILKGMILYLQKEEYQPGKALSEAELKNAISIHHALATRASDYSKRPHVFYLRTADWRVFLFQAPSLEQMQSWITRINVVAAMFSAPPFPAAVSSQKKFSRPLLPSAATRLSQEEQVRTHEAKLKAMASELREHRATQLAKKARGKEAEEQRQKEAYLEFEKSRYGTYAALLRVKLKAGSEELDAVEAAVAQTGGTQDGLPPPHSSPSLLPNTSSQPRAQCPDSEARAGAGSGRWKP